The candidate division KSB1 bacterium genome has a window encoding:
- a CDS encoding anti-sigma factor, with protein sequence MKRNVVRCAGLEELLGRYLADDLSGAEKTQVEEHLERCEECRKAVAIGRVAERQWPALREVSPPDDLWASVARTLAEDREAARLRLATSIAFAVRAWQASRRRLAAIIALPVLALLLTYIILLRGHRESWEAAPIWPATRTGVERPTAPFLSPDYLPELLGAARAVLAEAAAPGEPRETSLLPLQSRIVAEQLSQLVEDPKDLGEFAPLLTDVELALLELTAATDDPDAPRRMEHVRRFVQEKDLLARLAVAQTRTRALAEPANLPPEILFSYLREPE encoded by the coding sequence ATGAAGCGGAACGTCGTCCGTTGTGCCGGACTCGAGGAGCTACTGGGACGCTACCTGGCAGATGATCTGTCCGGCGCCGAAAAGACGCAGGTTGAGGAGCACTTAGAGAGGTGTGAAGAGTGCCGAAAGGCCGTCGCCATCGGCCGCGTCGCCGAGCGACAATGGCCTGCGCTGCGCGAAGTCTCACCGCCGGATGATCTGTGGGCTTCCGTTGCGCGCACTCTGGCCGAGGATCGAGAGGCAGCCAGACTCCGCCTTGCCACCTCCATCGCTTTCGCCGTGCGCGCATGGCAAGCAAGTAGGCGGCGCCTGGCCGCAATCATCGCACTGCCGGTGCTTGCTCTCCTCCTGACCTACATCATCCTCTTGCGCGGTCACCGGGAATCCTGGGAAGCCGCGCCAATTTGGCCGGCAACGAGGACGGGCGTAGAGAGGCCCACCGCCCCCTTCTTGAGTCCGGACTATTTGCCCGAGCTGCTGGGCGCGGCGAGGGCAGTCTTGGCGGAGGCTGCAGCCCCCGGTGAGCCACGGGAAACATCCCTCCTGCCCCTCCAGTCTCGGATCGTGGCCGAGCAGCTGAGCCAGCTGGTGGAAGATCCGAAGGACCTGGGAGAGTTCGCACCTTTGCTCACGGATGTGGAGCTGGCCCTCTTGGAGCTCACCGCCGCCACCGATGACCCGGATGCCCCGCGGCGGATGGAGCACGTGCGACGTTTCGTGCAGGAAAAGGATCTCCTCGCGCGTCTGGCCGTGGCGCAAACGCGCACCCGTGCCCTGGCCGAACCGGCAAACCTTCCGCCTGAGATTCTGTTCTCCTACTTGCGAGAGCCGGAATGA
- the priA gene encoding primosomal protein N', which translates to MERDASTELYAEVAIPGQLDQLFTYSVPSALTERIRLGQRVLVPFGRRQVTGLVIRLVSATQLPPEKLRPILDVLDLLPSLTPDLIDLCLWMRDYYLCTLGEAIATALPAGMLHRTRIMCEPLRAPTDGEWEELRRGAPLQAQILETLLAGRVRSATLLAKRFAGQSVYSALSRLADKGWVRVSVELGGRRSSPRTERLVELHPHLRTNGTFRELIRTIEKRAPKQAEVLAILAEQEGAVPVRTLLSYAKTGTETLVRLQKKGWIRFRKQAVFRDPYAGLPIEPASEVRLTEEQENAVRQVVEAIEKGGYAAFLLHGVTGSGKTQVYIEALKKVREKGKAAIVLVPEIALTPQMVQRFRAHFGDEVAVLHSRLSEGERFDAWQLLRSGKKTIALGPRSALFAPLENLGLIVVDEEPEISYKQMESAPRFHARDTAIMRAYMTRSVVLLGSATPSVESYYNAKTGKYTLLELTRRVDEIPMPKVELVNMTKEPRPEGKMPVFSRLLKQKIEEKLQAGEQIILLQNRRGYAPLLVCKECGFVETCRNCHISLTYHLAGHRLRCHYCNYSQTAPETCPKCGGINLVYKGRGTQRVEQEIQALFPHARVVRMDLDTTVRKWSHDRILSAFGRGEYDILLGTQMVAKGLDFPNVTLVGVVTADFGLFFPDFRAPERTFQLLTQVAGRAGRKGKQGEVIIQTFSPWHFALVCASRHDYRSFYEREIHDRYPLGYPPFGRLVAVHFRGRSAEETSRLARHFGSELRTRARNFTVVGPSPSPLSRIRGLYRWQLLARQLRRVDPTGAEMRTAIKAVYDELQEEARRKHITIVIDVDPVSLM; encoded by the coding sequence ATGGAACGGGACGCATCGACAGAGCTGTACGCCGAGGTCGCAATTCCGGGGCAGTTGGACCAGTTGTTCACGTATTCCGTGCCCTCGGCACTGACGGAGCGGATCCGGCTGGGGCAGCGCGTCCTGGTGCCCTTCGGACGCCGCCAGGTGACGGGATTGGTGATACGCCTGGTGTCTGCGACGCAACTGCCCCCGGAGAAGCTCAGGCCGATCCTCGACGTCTTGGACCTCCTGCCGAGCCTCACGCCCGACCTGATCGATCTCTGCCTGTGGATGCGCGATTATTACCTCTGCACCCTGGGCGAGGCGATCGCCACTGCGCTGCCCGCAGGTATGCTCCACCGAACCAGGATTATGTGTGAGCCCTTGCGGGCTCCTACCGACGGAGAGTGGGAGGAGCTTCGTCGGGGCGCACCTCTGCAAGCCCAGATTCTGGAAACCCTCCTGGCCGGGCGGGTGCGTTCGGCAACCCTCTTGGCCAAACGATTCGCCGGCCAGAGCGTGTATTCGGCGCTGAGCAGGCTGGCCGACAAGGGATGGGTGCGTGTGAGCGTGGAGCTCGGGGGGCGGAGATCGTCGCCGCGCACGGAGCGCCTCGTCGAGCTTCACCCCCACCTCCGGACGAATGGGACGTTCCGGGAGCTCATTCGAACCATCGAGAAAAGGGCCCCGAAGCAGGCGGAAGTCCTTGCGATCCTGGCGGAGCAGGAAGGGGCCGTCCCTGTGCGTACCCTTCTCTCCTACGCGAAGACAGGCACGGAGACCCTTGTGCGGCTGCAGAAAAAGGGATGGATTCGCTTCCGCAAACAAGCGGTCTTCAGGGACCCCTACGCCGGACTTCCGATCGAGCCGGCGAGCGAGGTCCGTCTGACCGAAGAGCAGGAGAATGCCGTACGGCAGGTGGTCGAGGCGATCGAGAAGGGGGGGTACGCCGCCTTTCTTCTCCACGGTGTGACGGGAAGCGGGAAGACGCAGGTGTACATCGAGGCCCTGAAGAAGGTGCGCGAGAAGGGCAAGGCGGCCATTGTCCTGGTACCTGAGATCGCCTTGACGCCTCAGATGGTGCAACGCTTTCGTGCCCATTTCGGAGACGAGGTAGCCGTCCTTCATAGTCGACTTTCGGAGGGGGAGCGCTTCGACGCCTGGCAGCTTCTGCGGAGCGGGAAGAAGACCATCGCACTGGGTCCCCGGTCCGCCCTCTTTGCCCCCCTGGAAAATCTCGGACTGATCGTAGTAGACGAGGAGCCCGAGATCAGTTACAAGCAGATGGAAAGTGCGCCGCGTTTCCACGCCCGCGACACGGCGATCATGCGCGCCTATATGACCCGCTCCGTGGTGCTCTTGGGCTCGGCTACCCCGTCCGTGGAAAGTTATTACAACGCCAAGACCGGCAAGTACACTCTGCTGGAGCTCACTCGCCGGGTCGATGAGATTCCGATGCCGAAGGTCGAACTGGTGAACATGACCAAAGAGCCTCGGCCGGAAGGGAAAATGCCCGTGTTCTCCCGTTTGCTGAAGCAGAAGATCGAGGAAAAATTGCAGGCGGGCGAGCAGATCATTCTGCTTCAGAACCGGCGGGGCTACGCTCCCCTTCTGGTCTGTAAGGAGTGCGGGTTTGTGGAGACCTGCCGCAACTGCCACATCTCCCTCACCTACCACCTTGCGGGCCATCGCCTACGGTGCCACTACTGCAACTACTCGCAGACGGCTCCTGAGACTTGTCCGAAATGCGGGGGAATAAACCTGGTCTACAAGGGTCGGGGAACCCAAAGGGTCGAACAGGAGATTCAGGCTCTCTTTCCCCACGCGCGCGTGGTGCGCATGGACCTGGACACCACAGTCCGCAAGTGGTCGCACGATCGGATTCTCTCCGCCTTCGGACGCGGCGAGTACGACATCCTGTTGGGAACGCAGATGGTCGCTAAGGGGCTGGATTTCCCCAACGTGACCCTGGTGGGGGTGGTTACGGCCGACTTTGGCCTCTTTTTCCCCGATTTCCGAGCTCCGGAAAGGACCTTTCAGCTCTTGACCCAGGTGGCTGGCCGTGCCGGTCGCAAGGGGAAGCAGGGCGAGGTGATCATCCAAACCTTCTCTCCTTGGCATTTTGCCCTGGTGTGTGCAAGTCGACACGATTACCGTTCCTTCTACGAGCGGGAAATCCACGACCGGTACCCGCTCGGCTATCCCCCTTTCGGCCGCCTCGTAGCGGTACACTTTCGGGGACGCAGCGCAGAAGAGACGAGCAGATTGGCGCGTCATTTTGGTTCCGAGCTCCGGACCCGAGCGCGGAACTTTACGGTGGTAGGACCCAGCCCATCGCCCCTAAGTCGCATCCGGGGCCTGTATCGCTGGCAATTGCTGGCCCGCCAGCTCCGGAGGGTGGATCCCACGGGGGCCGAGATGCGGACGGCGATAAAAGCGGTCTACGACGAGCTCCAGGAAGAGGCTCGCCGAAAACACATCACCATCGTCATCGACGTGGATCCGGTATCCCTGATGTAA
- a CDS encoding DUF4416 family protein, with amino-acid sequence MEPQPAKPVKLFIGVLFSDAVKLEEARSCCEEAFGPIDWTSPDFPFDVTTYYCAEMGEPITRRFWSFARLVQPDELPGIKLTTNRIEAELAVEGKRKVNLDPGYLDYDKVVLASAKYNGQKIYLRDGIYADLTLHYEKGHFYPYPWSFPDFKSGRYERTFLRIRELYKVGMARRRSYRTEELRPDGTAVQASPSPTARNQKPSDAV; translated from the coding sequence ATGGAACCGCAGCCAGCTAAACCTGTGAAGCTGTTCATCGGCGTCCTCTTTTCGGACGCGGTAAAGCTGGAGGAGGCCAGAAGTTGCTGCGAGGAGGCATTTGGCCCCATCGACTGGACCAGTCCCGATTTCCCCTTTGACGTGACCACCTACTACTGCGCCGAAATGGGGGAGCCCATCACGCGAAGGTTTTGGTCGTTTGCGCGGCTCGTTCAGCCCGACGAACTTCCGGGCATCAAACTCACCACGAACCGAATCGAGGCCGAGCTGGCGGTGGAAGGGAAACGCAAGGTAAACCTCGATCCCGGCTACCTGGACTATGACAAGGTCGTCCTGGCATCGGCAAAGTACAACGGGCAGAAGATCTACCTCCGCGACGGCATTTACGCGGACCTGACTCTGCACTACGAGAAGGGACACTTCTATCCCTATCCCTGGAGCTTCCCCGACTTCAAGAGCGGACGCTACGAGCGCACCTTCCTGCGCATTCGCGAGTTGTACAAGGTCGGAATGGCCCGGAGGCGCTCCTATCGTACCGAGGAGCTGCGACCGGACGGAACCGCGGTTCAGGCCAGTCCCTCCCCCACAGCCCGCAACCAGAAGCCCTCCGATGCTGTCTAA
- a CDS encoding sigma-70 family RNA polymerase sigma factor translates to MQLLSDEQEIVRRSREGDVHAFRMVYEAYKKPLFTFIYRMTGNRHDAEDLLQDVFVKAYRRLRSFEERSCFSTWLFSIAKHETVSFLRKTARRNGLRNQLEEKAGWENDVQVPLLEDPEGEVLGRETEAVLQGALGSLPESYRAAFILGVIEGLPYEEVGQILGCSVANVKSRVFRARARLARWLARYYPEFGPSQAQDGKSLPSQSRGPLTKEGQPKGVDESDERDEAERRPLCRTRGATGTLPGR, encoded by the coding sequence GTGCAGCTCCTCAGCGATGAGCAAGAGATTGTCCGCCGCTCGCGAGAAGGAGATGTGCACGCCTTCCGAATGGTGTACGAGGCGTACAAGAAGCCCCTCTTCACGTTCATCTACCGGATGACCGGCAACCGCCACGACGCCGAAGATTTGCTCCAGGACGTCTTCGTGAAAGCCTATCGCCGGCTGAGGTCCTTTGAGGAACGGAGCTGTTTTTCCACGTGGCTTTTCAGCATTGCCAAGCACGAGACCGTAAGCTTCTTGCGGAAGACGGCTCGTCGGAACGGTCTGCGCAACCAGTTGGAGGAGAAGGCTGGCTGGGAAAACGATGTCCAGGTCCCCTTGCTCGAGGATCCAGAAGGAGAGGTGCTTGGCCGCGAAACGGAGGCGGTGCTTCAGGGGGCACTGGGCTCTTTGCCGGAAAGCTACCGCGCCGCGTTCATCCTGGGGGTGATCGAAGGCCTTCCGTACGAGGAGGTCGGACAGATCCTGGGCTGTTCGGTGGCGAACGTCAAATCGCGGGTGTTTCGCGCCAGGGCCCGACTGGCCCGGTGGCTCGCAAGGTACTATCCCGAATTCGGCCCGTCACAGGCCCAGGACGGAAAGAGCTTGCCGTCTCAGTCTCGGGGCCCCCTCACAAAGGAAGGGCAGCCAAAAGGGGTTGACGAGAGCGATGAGAGGGATGAAGCGGAACGTCGTCCGTTGTGCCGGACTCGAGGAGCTACTGGGACGCTACCTGGCAGATGA
- a CDS encoding arylamine N-acetyltransferase gives MVLEPEKHYEAADEFLRQAGIRRAVPDEETLEAILRPFSRFPYENISKILKLNRWFLEPQRIRTPEEVVEDHIRFRLGGTCFSLTFTLQTILERVGFTCYPVMAHMRSGLNCHCALVVRLEGRKVLVDPGYLLHRPLVLDKDRRRLYHTAFAGVELRFDPADEHYHLYTFNRLESKWRYRFEDRPTPPVEFLQHWLDSFYRPTMHGICLSVATQDGLLYLHNDYFRLTTFDRKETRRVRQDLPRFVQQVFGIPAELVEEAERALEENLRLERVHGIYRPREPEWNRSQLNL, from the coding sequence GTGGTTTTGGAGCCCGAAAAGCACTACGAGGCAGCCGATGAATTCCTGCGCCAGGCGGGAATTCGCCGTGCGGTCCCCGACGAGGAGACCTTGGAGGCCATACTCCGTCCGTTTTCGCGCTTCCCCTACGAGAACATCAGCAAGATCCTCAAGCTGAACCGTTGGTTTCTGGAGCCACAGCGCATTCGCACCCCCGAAGAAGTCGTGGAGGACCATATCCGCTTCCGGCTCGGTGGAACTTGCTTTTCTCTGACCTTTACCCTCCAGACCATCTTGGAGCGAGTCGGGTTCACGTGTTATCCCGTGATGGCCCATATGCGGAGTGGTCTGAATTGCCACTGCGCGCTGGTGGTGAGGCTTGAGGGGCGCAAGGTCCTCGTGGACCCGGGTTACCTGCTCCACCGGCCCCTCGTCCTGGATAAGGACCGGCGGCGACTCTACCACACCGCCTTCGCTGGAGTGGAGCTGCGCTTCGATCCGGCCGATGAGCACTACCACCTCTACACTTTCAACCGATTGGAGAGCAAATGGCGGTACCGCTTTGAGGACCGGCCCACGCCGCCCGTCGAGTTCCTCCAGCACTGGCTCGACAGCTTCTATCGGCCGACGATGCACGGGATCTGCCTCAGTGTGGCTACGCAGGACGGTCTCCTCTACCTGCACAACGATTACTTCCGCCTCACTACGTTTGATCGGAAGGAGACGCGGCGCGTCAGACAGGATCTGCCCCGGTTCGTACAGCAGGTGTTCGGGATTCCGGCGGAGCTGGTGGAAGAGGCCGAACGGGCTCTCGAAGAAAACCTCCGGCTGGAACGTGTACACGGGATCTATCGCCCCAGGGAACCCGAATGGAACCGCAGCCAGCTAAACCTGTGA
- a CDS encoding Ig-like domain-containing protein, translating into MVQRNTRRPGNQVAGSRLAWWILTALAVGCARQGFPPGGPVDRVPPRVVRTWPEAGSTGVPLQSEIVVEFSERVVPSVSEDAVFLSPPPEDGLRLRWKGRLLRIRVPGGLRPDRTYVLTLGTGIRDLRNNPMRQAHSIAFSTGAKIDSARLEGVVFRQARPVPGVLVSAYDLAELPDPDPGRSRATYLTQTGSDGQFRLLYLRASSYRLFAWEDRDADRLWDEGEEAIGVPWRDIDLRSDSTAGQLSFWLVPLDSTAPRIVDARSSDRRHLTLRTSEKIDSLRSQLQAELSVDVPALIYRDDLFGDRLHVAAFQDLRGEVRLRVEGISDRLGNRCRLDSAVVNVSDLPDTSRPRLVLSIPADSARGVPLEAPIDLWFSEALDTAAASQGAELIGPGDEAIPCVRVWATPAHLRLVPEGVLQGGSRFVVRLQGPRLRDVSGNPLTDSLLVLQFWTLNPDTLTEILGVVEDGRVEARGSVHVVALRAADGQAVAERILAAPGPYRLAGLLPGRYLLMAFRDEDGDGALSPGWPWPFRPAERFFLYPDTVRARARWANEGNDLRLPP; encoded by the coding sequence ATGGTCCAAAGAAACACACGGCGTCCTGGAAACCAGGTGGCGGGCAGTCGCCTGGCCTGGTGGATCCTGACCGCTCTGGCAGTGGGCTGCGCGCGCCAGGGTTTTCCCCCGGGTGGTCCGGTGGACCGGGTTCCGCCACGCGTGGTGCGCACGTGGCCCGAGGCGGGCTCTACGGGAGTTCCCCTCCAAAGCGAGATCGTCGTGGAGTTCAGTGAGCGCGTGGTGCCCAGTGTGTCCGAGGACGCTGTTTTTCTCTCCCCGCCGCCAGAGGATGGGCTGCGCCTCCGCTGGAAAGGCCGTCTTCTGCGGATCCGCGTACCCGGCGGTCTCCGGCCGGATCGCACCTACGTCCTGACCCTTGGCACGGGTATTCGCGACCTGCGGAACAACCCGATGCGCCAAGCCCACTCCATTGCCTTCAGCACCGGCGCGAAGATCGACAGCGCGCGGCTGGAGGGTGTGGTGTTCCGGCAGGCAAGGCCCGTCCCAGGCGTTCTCGTTTCGGCCTACGATCTTGCCGAGCTCCCGGACCCCGATCCAGGCAGGTCTCGGGCCACCTACCTCACGCAAACGGGTTCGGACGGACAGTTCCGGCTGCTCTACCTGCGGGCTTCCTCCTACCGACTCTTCGCCTGGGAAGACCGCGATGCTGACCGTCTCTGGGACGAGGGAGAGGAGGCGATCGGGGTTCCATGGCGGGATATCGACCTCAGGAGCGACTCCACAGCCGGCCAGCTCTCCTTCTGGCTTGTGCCGCTGGACAGCACCGCCCCGAGGATCGTAGATGCCCGGTCCAGCGATCGGCGCCACCTTACACTCCGGACGAGTGAGAAGATAGACTCTCTGCGCTCCCAACTGCAGGCGGAATTGTCTGTGGACGTTCCGGCTCTCATCTATCGCGATGATCTATTCGGAGACCGACTGCACGTGGCGGCTTTCCAGGATCTGCGGGGCGAGGTTCGGCTTCGTGTGGAGGGGATCAGTGACCGCTTGGGCAACCGGTGCCGTTTGGACTCAGCCGTCGTGAACGTGTCCGACCTGCCAGACACCTCGAGGCCACGCCTGGTGCTGAGCATCCCGGCCGATAGCGCCCGCGGAGTACCTCTGGAAGCTCCCATCGATCTGTGGTTTTCGGAGGCCCTGGACACAGCGGCGGCAAGCCAGGGCGCGGAGCTGATCGGGCCCGGGGATGAGGCCATCCCCTGTGTGCGCGTCTGGGCCACCCCTGCTCATCTGCGACTGGTACCGGAGGGAGTCCTCCAGGGAGGAAGCAGGTTCGTGGTTCGGCTGCAGGGACCGCGGCTGCGGGACGTGTCGGGCAACCCCCTCACCGACTCTCTCCTGGTCCTGCAATTCTGGACTCTCAATCCCGATACGCTCACCGAGATCCTGGGCGTCGTGGAGGATGGGAGGGTTGAGGCAAGGGGATCTGTACACGTCGTTGCCCTGAGGGCGGCGGACGGACAGGCCGTTGCCGAGAGGATCCTTGCGGCTCCAGGGCCTTACCGTCTTGCGGGCCTTTTGCCGGGGCGTTACCTCCTAATGGCCTTTCGGGACGAGGACGGCGATGGAGCCCTCAGCCCCGGGTGGCCGTGGCCTTTCCGACCGGCGGAGAGATTCTTCCTCTACCCGGATACGGTGAGAGCCAGAGCGCGCTGGGCGAACGAGGGCAACGATCTTCGGTTGCCCCCGTAA
- the lysA gene encoding diaminopimelate decarboxylase: protein MAASLFRYRNGQLFCEEVPLHHIATAVGTPAYVYSLGGVQANFRQIRSAFAPPESLVCYALKANANCDLVRRLAEEGSGADIVSGGELAIALYAGVPPERIVFAGVGKTEQEIRFALQAGVLALNVESIQELELIEQVAGSLGTRAPVSLRLNPNVDIHGHPYLSTGRRFDKFGIGLDQIDSAVAQVKRSPALEFVGFHCHLGSQIGSPDPYLTVLDVLLDLIRKHSPDVPLRHLDIGGGIGVNYDVSLEAEGECLAFDPSDLASEVLARTAGLAEKVVVEPGRSVVANAGALICRVLYTKRTGGRRFVIVDAAMNDFLRPALYGARHRVLPLEAREGATEVCDVVGPVCESGDFLARDVELPPLDRGDYLAIMGVGAYGYVLASNYNARPRPPEVIVEGSEYRISRPREEQVWEVSLPPASSRGR from the coding sequence TTGGCTGCCAGTCTATTCCGTTACCGCAACGGTCAGCTTTTCTGTGAAGAGGTTCCCTTGCACCACATTGCGACCGCTGTGGGCACGCCTGCGTACGTCTACAGCCTCGGCGGGGTACAGGCGAACTTCCGCCAGATCCGATCGGCTTTTGCGCCTCCTGAGTCGCTTGTCTGCTACGCGCTGAAGGCCAATGCCAATTGCGATCTTGTGCGGAGGCTTGCAGAGGAGGGCAGTGGGGCCGACATCGTCTCCGGGGGCGAACTGGCGATTGCCTTGTACGCGGGTGTGCCGCCGGAGAGGATCGTCTTTGCGGGCGTCGGCAAGACGGAGCAGGAGATCCGTTTCGCCTTGCAGGCGGGCGTGCTGGCCTTGAACGTGGAGTCGATCCAGGAGCTGGAGCTGATCGAACAAGTCGCGGGAAGCTTGGGTACGCGGGCACCGGTGAGCCTTCGGCTCAACCCAAATGTGGATATTCACGGGCACCCCTACCTTAGCACCGGGCGAAGGTTCGATAAGTTTGGCATCGGCCTGGATCAGATCGACAGTGCGGTCGCGCAGGTGAAGAGGTCCCCTGCTCTCGAATTCGTGGGCTTTCACTGCCATCTGGGGTCTCAGATTGGAAGCCCCGATCCGTACCTAACCGTCCTCGACGTGCTCCTGGATTTGATCCGAAAGCATTCTCCGGATGTGCCGTTGCGCCACCTCGACATCGGGGGTGGAATTGGCGTCAACTACGACGTGTCCCTGGAGGCGGAAGGGGAATGTCTCGCCTTTGATCCGTCGGACCTGGCGTCCGAGGTTCTGGCCCGGACAGCCGGGTTGGCGGAGAAGGTGGTGGTGGAGCCGGGCCGCTCCGTCGTGGCCAATGCCGGGGCCTTGATCTGCCGCGTGCTGTACACCAAGAGGACTGGAGGCCGCCGCTTCGTGATCGTCGACGCGGCGATGAACGACTTCCTGCGTCCCGCCCTATACGGGGCCAGGCACAGAGTGCTTCCCCTCGAAGCGCGAGAAGGCGCCACCGAGGTGTGCGACGTCGTTGGTCCCGTCTGCGAATCGGGCGACTTCCTGGCTCGAGATGTAGAGCTCCCACCCCTCGACCGTGGCGATTACCTGGCTATCATGGGGGTGGGAGCCTACGGCTATGTCCTGGCCAGTAACTACAACGCCAGGCCGCGCCCGCCGGAGGTCATCGTGGAGGGGAGCGAGTACCGTATCTCCCGGCCGCGTGAGGAACAGGTATGGGAGGTTAGTTTGCCACCCGCCTCGTCACGGGGGAGGTGA